A region of Oxyura jamaicensis isolate SHBP4307 breed ruddy duck chromosome 9, BPBGC_Ojam_1.0, whole genome shotgun sequence DNA encodes the following proteins:
- the P2RY14 gene encoding P2Y purinoceptor 14, giving the protein MFNSSTNSLGNNCSYDTVITKTVIPLVYCLIFIVGFLLNSVAAWIFLYVSSEKSFIVYLKNIVVADLLMSLTFPFKILADSEIAHPQLNMFVCRYSAVVFYTNMYIGITFFGLIGFDRYYKIVKPLFTSFVHTVNYSKVISIIIWLLFMFISLPNMILTTEISKANYSRKCIGLKSELGRQWHEVSSYICTGIFWIVFLLLIIVYTSISKKIYSSYKKFRRNSDITKRKTSRNIFSIMFVFVICFVPYHFCRIPYTLSQTSSRFNCQSQTTLFYAKEFTLVLSAANVCLDPIIYFFLCLPFREKLYQKLHLKLKTSQEVDNSKSKRSNTLQESVNIL; this is encoded by the coding sequence ATGTTCAACTCCAGCACAAACTCCTTGGGAAACAACTGCAGTTACGACACTGTAATAACTAAGACAGTCATTCCCCTGGTCTACTGTTTAATTTTCATAGTAGGATTCCTGCTGAACAGTGTGGCAGCATGGATTTTTCTATACGTTTCTAGCGAGAAGAGTTTTATTGTCTATCTCAAAAACATTGTTGTTGCTGATCTCCTAATGAGCTTGACgtttcctttcaaaattctTGCTGATTCAGAAATTGCACATCCACAGCTCAACATGTTTGTGTGCAGATACTCTGCAGTTGTTTTTTATACAAACATGTATATTGGAATAACATTTTTTGGCCTCATAGGTTTTGACAGATACTATAAAATTGTAAAGCCTTTATTCACCTCCTTTGTTCACACGGTTAACTACAGCAAGGTTATCTCTATAATCATATGGTTATTGTTTATGTTTATATCCCTTCCAAATATGATCTTAACTACTGAAATCTCTAAAGCAAATTATTCCAGAAAATGTATTGGTCTTAAAAGTGAGCTTGGCAGACAGTGGCACGAGGTCTCAAGTTACATTTGCACAGGGATTTTCTGGATTGTCTTTCTCCTACTAATCATTGTTTACACTTCaatatcaaaaaaaatatatagctcCTATAAAAAATTCAGAAGGAACTCAGACATTACCAAGAGAAAAACCAGTCGTAATATATTCAGTATCATGTTTGTATTTGTCATTTGCTTTGTACCATATCACTTCTGCAGAATACCATACACTTTAAGTCAAACTAGCTCACGGTTCAACTGCCAGTCGCAAACAACTCTGTTCTATGCAAAGGAGTTTACTCTTGTGTTGTCTGCTGCAAACGTGTGCCTTGAtcccattatttattttttcctctgcctacCTTTTAGAGAAAAGCTGTACCAAAAACTGCACCTCAAGCTGAAAACTTCACAGGAGGTTGACAATTCTAAATCTAAAAGATCAAATACGCTTCAGGAAAGTGTGAATATTCTGTAA
- the GPR171 gene encoding probable G-protein coupled receptor 171: MSNVSQCYIKTEMEPFTYFYYLIFLMGFLGSCFALWAFTQKGQKQKCMSIYLTNLLTADFLLTLALPVKIIVDLGVASWKLRIFHCQVTACFIYLNMYLSIIFLGFVSMDRCLQLMHSCKIYRIQEPGFAKMLSAVVWTMILLITVPNMAIPIKNIEERPNAGCIDFKTKFGRDWHVFTNFVCTAIFLNFSAVILISNFLVVRQLYRNKYSESYANVKKAMINILLVTAGYILCFVPYHIVRIPYTLSQNDAITNCSLKQILFQAKESTLLFAVSNLCFDPILYYHLSNSFKLKVTETFIAPKETKAFTDDETEHRNKQQVQTYGF; this comes from the coding sequence ATGTCAAACGTTTCACAATGCTATATCAAAACCGAAATGGAACCTTTTACCTATTTTTACTACTTAATTTTTCTAATGGGTTTTCTGGGGAGTTGTTTTGCACTATGGGCATTCACACAAAAAGGTCAAAAACAGAAGTGTATGAGCATCTACTTAACTAACCTCTTAACGGCAGACTTTCTGTTGACTTTGGCGTTGCCAGTGAAGATAATTGTTGACCTAGGAGTTGCGTCCTGGAAACTGAGAATATTCCACTGTCAAGTTACAGCCTGTTTCATCTACCTGAACATGTATTTATCAATTATATTCTTGGGATTTGTAAGCATGGATCGTTGCCTTCAGCTAATGCACAGTTGCAAGATCTACCGCATTCAAGAGCCTGGATTTGCCAAGATGTTGTCTGCAGTTGTATGGACAATGATTCTCCTTATAACAGTGCCCAACATGGCTATTCCAataaaaaacattgaagaaagGCCTAATGCAGGGTGCattgatttcaaaacaaaatttggaaGAGACTGGCACGTGTTTACCAATTTTGTATGTACAGCAATATTCCTGAACTTTTCAGCTGTGATACTGATTTCCAATTTCCTTGTTGTTAGACAACTCTACAGAAACAAATACAGTGAGAGTTACGCGAATGTGAAGAAGGCCATGATCAACATATTGCTTGTAACAGCAGGCTACATACTGTGTTTTGTTCCATACCACATCGTTCGCATTCCCTACACTTTGAGCCAGAATGATGCCATAACCAACTGCTCTCTGAAGCAAATACTCTTTCAAGCAAAAGAATCTACCTTGCTGTTTGCAGTATCAAACCTCTGTTTTGACCCTATTCTGTATTATCACCTTTCCAATTCATTCAAATTGAAAGTTACCGAGACTTTCATAGCACCCAAAGAGACAAAGGCTTTCACAGATGACGAGacagaacacagaaacaaacagcaggTGCAGACATACGGATTCTGA